The sequence GACCAAGCCCGAGAAGTGTGTTATCAAGTTTTGATGTATACTCTTTTGCAAAGAGATCGACATCTGTTGGATAATATCCTATGATCTCTTCGTGAGCTCTGCCAAAGCCAAGTGCTTTGGTCTGATTGATAAAATTTTTGAGATCATTTATCTCATCTTGGCTGACTTGTTTGTCGTACCCCATGAGCTTGCCCCAGATACTTATCTTGCCATTAGTAGCTATGCCTGAGAGCGAGAAATTGCTAGCAAATGTTAGATTCTCGCTATTTTTTTGAAATTTTATCGTATTTGTTTCATTTAAATTTATTGGCTCACCTCTAGTATCGGTATGACTTTTTCGTTCATCAACCAAACCGCTAGATAAATCATTTAAAGAATTTTTATCTATATTGAATTTAGTATTATTAGCATCAAGCTCTTGTGCTCTACTACTTTGCGAGCCAACATAAAAATTTGTGCCAACTCCATTTACACTACCTATCATCTCAAATCCTTTGAAATTTATAAGATATTTGAAACAAATATCGTCTTAATAAAATAAAATTTTAGTAAAGAGTTCAAAGGTAAAAATTTAAAATATGTGATTTTAGATTAGAAAATTTGCAACTTTTAACTATAAAAAATTTTATGATTTTTTGGTTAATAAATTTGATAGATAATTAAAGAAATTTATAGTTTGAGAAAGCTTTTGGAAGAAGGATTTTATTTTAAAAGTGGTGTAATTTTATATTCAATAAATTAAAAAAGAGAGCCGAAGCTCTCTAATAATTATTCAGCTACTAGCTCTATATAAGCCATCTCTGCTGCGTCGCCTCTGCGAACACGAGTCTTGATGATTCTTGTATAGCCACCATTGCGCTCTTTAAATTTTGGAGCTACTTCAGTAACTAATTTATTTGTTGTTTCTTTATCTTGTAAAGAAGCAAATACTGCTCTATGAGCGTTAGAGTCACCTTTTCTAGCTCTTGTGATCAGCTTTTCAATATAGCTTCTAAGCTCTTTTGCTTTTGGTAAAGTCGTCTCTATCTTTTCGCTTTTGATGATAGCTATCGCCAAATTTTTAAGCAATGCAGATCTATGAGATGACGTTCTACCAAGTTTGCGATATCCGTGTTTATGTCTCATCTATTGTCCTTTTATTCTTTTACACTCATTTGTGCTTTAAGCTCGGTTATTTTCTTTCTTAGTTGCTCTTTGCCATCTTTTAATACATCGGCACCAACTGGATAGCCTATCTCTTCCATAACCGCTTTAATCTCTTCAAGAGATTTTTTACCTAAATTTTTAAGCTCTTTAAGCCCATTTTCATCCATTAATGCAAGCTCGCCGATAAATCTAATATCAGCTTTGTCAAGGCAGTTGAAACTTCTAGCACTTAAATTTAGATCTTCTACGCTAGAAAGTAGCTTTGAAAACTCACCACCTGCGCTTGAGCTAGCAACTGGAGTACTAACATCAATATCTAAAATTCCTTTAAATACTGACATTTGTTGATACATAGCTTCTAAACAATTTTTAAAAGCCTCTATCGGACTAACTTGACCATCAGTTGTTATAGTAAATACAATCTTTTCATAGTCTGGGTCATCCTCAACCAAGACATTTTGTATATCATAAACTGCTTTTTTAACAGGTGTAAAAAAAGCATCAAGTGCGATATAGTCGTCTTCAATCTCTTCTCTGATCTCTTCACTAGGAACATATCCGATACCTTTTTGAATGATAACTGAAAAATTTAACTCAGCATCTTCGTTTATTGTAGCAAGGTATGCGTCTGGGTTAACGATCTCAACTAGATCATTATTTAGATCAGCCCCAGTTATCTCTTTTGGTCCTTTAAAGCTATACTCTATAACTTCGCGCTCACTGGTACTTTTTAATTTAAATCTGATCTTTTTCAAATTTATAATAAAAAAAGCTACGTCTTCTAGCATACCACGCATACTATCAAATTCATGGCTAACGCCTTTTATCTTTACACCAATAGGAGCAAAACCTACTGTGCTTGTGTAAAGAAGACGACGCAATGGGTGAGCCAAGGTAACAGCATAACCCGCCTCAAAAGGATATGCTGTAATGTTAGCAACATTTTCACTAACACTTTTAACTTCAATTTCAGTTGGCATATAAGCTGATGTAGTAATCTTTCTCATCTTTATACCCTCTATTATTTTGAATAAAGCTCTACTATAAATCTTTCCTCAACAGGAATGATAACCTCTTCTCTTTCTGGATTTCTAGTGAAAATTCCAAATTTTTTCTCTTTTTCAACATCTACCCAAGCAACAATACCAGTTTGCGCTGTAAGATCTATTGCACGAACAATTTGTGGATTGTTCTTAGATTTTTCAACAATCTCTACTTTTGCACCTGGCTCAACTCTGTAAGATGGTATATCTACTCTTTTGCCATTTACTAAAATATGTCCATGAGTTACTAGCTGGCGAGCAAAACGACGAGTTGTTGCAAAGCCCATTCTGTAAACAACATTATCTAGTCTTTGCTCTAGTAGTTGAACCAAAAGAGCACCAGTGTTGCCCTCGCGGCGTGCTGCTTCTTGAAATAATCTTCTAAATTGTTTCTCTGAAACACCGTACATAAATTTAGCTTTTTGTTTCTCGCGAAGTTGTAAGCCATATTCGCTTATTTTTGCTCTTCTTTGTCCATGTTGTCCTGGTGCATAAGGTCTTTTTTCAAAAGCACTTTTACCAGCAAGTCTTCTTTCGCCCTTTAACGCAAGAGACACACCAAGACGTCTTTCTAATTTTTCAACAGGTCCTGTATATCTAGCCATAATAATTTCTCCTATTTTTCTCTAATTATACGCGGCGGCGTTTTGGCGGTCTACAACCATTGTGTGGTAAAGGTGTAATGTCTTTAAAGAAAGATACTTTAATTCCTTCAACAGTTCCTACACTTTTAACAGCCGTTTCACGTCCGCTACCTGGACCTTGAACCTTAACACCAACTTCTTTTATACCATGCTCTTTTGCTTTATTTAGAGCATCTTCAACTGCCTGTTGAGCTGCATAAGGAGTTGATTTTTTACTACCTTTAAAGCCTAAGCCACCTGCACTACTCCATGCAATAGCATTTCCCATTTCATCAGTTACAGTTACCATAGTATTGTTAAATGTTGCACTGATATAAACGATACCTTTGGCTATACTTTTTCTAACTACTTTTTTCTTAACAATTTTTCTTTTCGCCATTTATTATCCTTTAACCCTTGCCTTACTTAGTAGCTGCACCGACAGTTTTACGTCTGCCTTTTCTGGTTCTAGCATTAGTTTTAGTCTTTTGACCACGAACAGGAAGACCCTTTCTATGGCGAAGACCTCTATAACTTCCAAGATCCATAAGAGCTTTGATATCCATAGCAACTTGTTTTCTCAAGTCACCCTCAACGACGTGATGCTCTTGAATTTCTTTACGGATAGCTGCTGCTTCATCTTCACTAAGCTCATAGACTCTCTTGTCATAAGAAATTCCAGCTGCGTCAAGAATTTGACGAGATTTGTAAAGACCTATACCATATATATAAGTCAAACCATACTCTATTCTCTTTTTGTTTGGTAAATCTACACCTGCAATACGTGCCATGCCTTATCCTTGTCTTTGTTTATGTTTTGGATTTTCGCAGATAACACGAATTATGCCACTACGTTTGACAATTTTACATTTGTCACACATCTTCTTTACAGAAGGACGAACTTTCATTTTAGTCTCCTAAAAATTTATTCCACTTTTTTAGGGGCTGCATCAGGTCTAAAGAAAGAATTTAAACCAACTATTTTCAAAATAAGTGGGGAACTTTGAAAATAATTCTTCATACAGCTTTTCGCAAAGCTTGGATTTTATCCAAAACCAGCTTTAAATTTACTTAGCATATTTGCCACAAAGTCAAATTTACTTATATCTATAAGTGATCCTGCCCTTGTCTAGGCTATATGGCGTAAGTTCTACTTTTACACGGTCGCCAGGCATTATCTTTATATAATGCATTCTCATTTTTCCAGCGATATGACATAAAATTATATGTTTGTTGTCAAGCTCAACTTTAAAAGTTGCATTTGGCAGTGCTTCAACAACATTTCCATCAATCTCAATGACATCGTCTTTTGCCACAAACTCTCCTTTCTTTAAATTTTTGCCATAAATTTTACGCTTGGCTTAAAATTTCGGCTTTGCCATTAACTATCGCCATGCAATGCTCATAATGGCTGGTTCTTAAACCATCTTTTGAGGTTACTTTCCAGTTATCGCTTCCTAAAACTGGCGTGCCGTCTTTTTGGCAGATCATTGGCTCTATACAAAATACCATTCCTTCTTTTATCTTTGGTCCAGCTTTTGGGTTATGCCCCTCAAGATAGTTTGGAATTTCTGGCTCTTCGTGTGGCCTTTTTCCTATACCGTGACCGCAATATCCACGTAAAGGCACATAACCTCTACCAAGAATAAATTTCTCAAGCTCATAGCAAATTTCTTTAAAATGCATACCAGCTCTTATATAGTCAATCGCAAAATATAGTGCATCTTTTGAGCAAGCGATCAAAGTCTCGTCTTCTTTTGAAATTTTACCAACTCCAAATGTCCTAGCCGAATCACCAAAATAACCATCTAAATTTGAGCCGATATCAACGCTAACGATATCACCCTCTTTTAGTTTGTATTCATTTGGGATTCCGTGGATCACCACTTCATTGACGCTTATGCAAGCTGCATTTGGAAAGCCATAAAGACCTTTAAAAGCAGGTTTTGCCCCAGCAGCCCTTATCATATCTTCACAAATTTTATCTATCTCAAGAAGGGAAATTCCAGGCTTTATAATCGTAGAAATGTGATCAAGAGTTCGAGCGACGATCTTGTTCGCCGCTCTCATTTTCTCTATCTCAACCGGTCTTTTTAGCGTGATAGCCATTTTATAGACCTACTGCACTTAGAGTTTGGTATTTGTTTGTATAAGACTGAGCTTCTATACGCCTCATAGTATCCAGAGCGACAGATACCACGATAAGTACTGACGTGCCACCAAAATAAAATGGTACACCCATAGTTTTTACAAGTACCCATGGTAAGGTTGAGATGATGCCTAGATATAAAGCACCGCCCAAAGTTAGCCTGCCAGCTACTTCATTTAGATAACTAGCTGTACTCTCGCCTGGTCTAACACCTGGGATAAATCCGCCTTGTTTCTTTAAATTTTCACTTATATCTTTTGTGTTAAATACGATCGATGCATAGAAAAACGCAAAGAAGATGATAAATAAAAATGTTAAAACGTTAAACATATAGCCATTTGGACTTAAAAAGTCGTTGATAGCTTGGATGATCGGATTTGTACTAGCTTGTAAAATAGTACTAGGAAACATCAAAATCGCACTAGCAAATATCGGTGGAATAACACCGCTCAAATTTACTTTGATCGGTATATAGTTCATTATACGTTTGTTTTGATTTTCCATTATCACTTTTCTTGAGTAAGAAATAGGGATACGCCTTTCGCCCATCTCGACAAATATAATAGCACCAATAGTAGCTAATATAATCACCAAAATAGCGATAACTGTTAGGAAATTCATCTCAGAAGTATTTACCAAATTTACAGTTCCACCGATCGCACTAGGTATACCAGAGACGATACCAGCAAAGATGATAAGACTTATGCCGTTGCCTATACCACGTTGTGTTATTTGCTCACCTATCCACATAAGTAGCATAGTTCCAGTTAGCATAGATACAGCAGAGATCGCGATAAATAAATTTATATCTATCATGATAGCTTGTTCGCCACCGCGTCCACTTAAACTTTGAAGTCCGATAGAAACACCGATTGATTGCACAAGAGTGATGACGATAGTTGCATAGCGTATAATTTGCATATATTTTTGCATACCGTCACGCTCTTTTTTCATCTGGCCTAATTTTGGAAATGTTGCTGCTAAAAGCTCCATAATGATCGAAGCTGTAATGTAAGGCATGATACCTAAAGAGATAATACTTAAACGCTCAGCAGCCTTACCACTAAACATATTAAATAAGCCCAAGGCATTGCTATTGTTTGAATTAAAAAATTCTTTAATTACGTCGACATTAACACCAGGAACTGGCACATAAGCCAGTATCCTGTATGCGAACAAAAATGCCAACGTGATTAAAATCTTGTTGGTCAGTGTTTTATCCATTATTTTGTTCCGCTAACGCTAACGTTCTCGTCTTTGATCTTAGAAGCAAGAGCTTTTGCACTTGCACCGATTAGTTTTATCTTAGTAACGCTCTTTGAAATTTTATGAACGCTAGCTATTGTTGCTATTGAAATTTCAGCAAGCTCTTTTATAGCTGCAATTTTCTCGACATTAATAACATAAGGTTTTTCAAATTTAGAAGTAAAACCTACTTTTGGAAGACGTCTTTGAAGTGGTTGCTGTCCGCCCTCAAAACCTCTTTTCTCATTGTAGCCTTTTCTTGCTCTTTGACCTTTATTACCTTTGCCAGCAGTTTTGCCATTGCCACTGCCTTGGCCACGACCTATTCTTTTGGTTGCATGAGTTGAACCTGCAGCAGGTGTTAATTTTTCTAATGCCATCTTAACTCCTTTCTCTTAGCTTTTTAGCAAACTAAGTGCTTTTATAGTAGCACGAACGACGTTTGCTGAGTTGTTTGAGCCAAGTGATTTAGTAAGGATATCCTTAATACCTGCAAGCTCGATAATAGGACGTGCACTACCACCAGCGATAACACCAGTACCCTCGCTAGCTGGGCGAAGTAGCATTCTACTTGCGTTATATTTTACCTCTACATCATGAGGGATAGTTGTGCCTTTGATCTTAACGTGGATAATATTTTTAAATGCGTCGTCAATCGCTTTTCTCATCGCATCTGGTACCTCTTTAGCTTTACCATAACCAAAGCCAACTAGACCATTTCTATTACCAACAACAACTAAAGCTGTAAATCTAAATCTACGGCCACCTTTAACAACCTTTGTAACCCGACCGATATCGACGATTACTTCTTCAAATTCTTCTCTATTATATTTTTCCATCGATTTTCCTTTGGGTTATAGCTTGATGCCATTTTCTCTTAAAGCTTCAGCAAATGCTGCGATAACGCCATGATACAAATAACCATTTCTATCAAAAACTGCAACATCTATCTTCTTATCTTTTAAAGCCTTAGCAAATTCTTTAGCTAAAGTGACCGCACCTTCTTTATTTGCTTTTATGCCTATCTTTCTGCCATCAACCGCAGCTAGTGTAGTAGCTGTAACGTCATCAATTGCTTGAACATAAAGAGTTCTGTTTGATTTGAAAATAGAAACTCTTGGACAAGTTGCAACACCAGAAATTTTACCTCTGATTCTTCTTTTTCTCTTAATTCTAAGAGCGATTTTTCTTTTTAGTACTTTTGCTGTCATTTACCGCTCCTTACTTCTTAGATGTCTTGCCCGCTTTGCGGATGATGCGTTCTTCTAGATATTTAACGCCTTTGCCTTTGTATGGCTCAGGTGGTCTAAATCCTCTAACTTGAGCAGCCACTTGACCTACTACTTGTTTGTCATCGCCTTTGATAGTAATAACGTTTTTCTCAACACTAGCTTCAACGCCTGCTGGTAGCTCATAGTTGATAAGGTGTGAAAAACCAAGAGAAAGCTCTAGAATTTTACCTTTTGCAGCTGCTTTGTAACCAACGCCGTTGATCTCAAGCTGGCGAGTAAATCCCGCAGTGATACCAGTTACGATGTTATTAGCAAGTGCTCTATATGTTCCCCAGTAAGCTCTACTTTGGCGATCTTCGCCTTTTGGAGCAAAAACTATATGACCATTTTCTATCTTAACATCAACATGACCTTTTGTGTCAAGCTCTTTTATATGATTGCCCTTTTTAAATTTTAGGACATTATTTTCAACGCTAACGTCTACACCACTTGGGATAGCGATAGGCTGTTTTCCAATACGTGACATTTTTTTCCTTTACTTGTCTAGGGTGTTCCTACATTTACGAATAAACACCACAATGCCGTAAATTTTATCGTCAAATTTGACGAAACCTTCATTTGAATTTCTAAATTTAGCTTTGGCAAAATCTAAAATTTTACCAAGCTAAAAATTTAACCTTAAAATCATAAGGTTAAATAGCGTTTAATGCAGTTTATTACCAAACCGTACAAAGAACTTCGCCGCCAACGCCAGCTTTACTTGCTTCAATACCGCTCATAACGCCTTTGCTTGTGCTAACAATAACTGTTCCGTAACCATTTTTAAAACGCTTAATGTCGTCTTTCCCTTGATAAACACGGCGACCAGGTTTTGAAACCCTTTTAAGCTCGTTTATAACGCTTCTACCGTACTCGTCATACTTTAAAACTACATTTATAAATTTCTTGTTACCTTCTTCGATAACGTTGTAGCTCTCCACATAGCCTTTTGCTGCAAGGATAGAAAGAGTAGCCTCAACAACCTTAGAATGAAGCAATTTCGTAGTTTCAAGCTTTCTCATACTTGCATTTCTAATGCGTGTTAATCCATCTGATATTAAATCGTTTAACATTTCTCTTCCTTACCAACTTGCTTTTTTAAGACCAGGTATTAGGCCTTCGTTAGCCATTTTTCTTAGGCAAACACGGCAAATTCCAAAATCTTTATAAACAGAGTGCGGACGACCGCAAATTTGGCATCTAGTATAGCCACGAACCGCAAATTTTGGTTTGCGTGCAGCTTTTGCTATCATTGATTTCTTTGCCATTTTACTTTCCTTTTGCAAACGGCACACCAAATAGCTCTAGCAATTTGAATGCCTCTTTATCATTTTTAGCCGTAGTAGCAATCGTAATATTCATACCATGAGTTCGTAAAATTTTATCATACTCAACCTCTGGAAACATTAGCTGCTCGCTAAGACCGAAGTTATAGTTTCCACGTCCATCAAAGCCATTTTTTGGAAGACCACGGAAGTCTTTAACTCTTGGGAGAGCAACGCTGATTAGCTTATCTAAGAAAGCATACATTTGCTCTTTTCTCAAAGTTACTTTGATACCAACAGGGAAACCTTCGCGAACTTTAAAGCCAGCAACTGATTTTTTAGCATCAGTGATAACTGCTTTTTGTCCAGCGATAAGTGAAATGGTATCAGCCATATTTTGAAGCACTTTCTGATCTTTAGCAGAGTCTCCAGCGCCTACACTGATCACAATTTTCTCGAGTGCAGGGATAAGCATTGGATTTTTGATG comes from Campylobacter concisus and encodes:
- the rplQ gene encoding 50S ribosomal protein L17, with the protein product MRHKHGYRKLGRTSSHRSALLKNLAIAIIKSEKIETTLPKAKELRSYIEKLITRARKGDSNAHRAVFASLQDKETTNKLVTEVAPKFKERNGGYTRIIKTRVRRGDAAEMAYIELVAE
- a CDS encoding DNA-directed RNA polymerase subunit alpha — protein: MRKITTSAYMPTEIEVKSVSENVANITAYPFEAGYAVTLAHPLRRLLYTSTVGFAPIGVKIKGVSHEFDSMRGMLEDVAFFIINLKKIRFKLKSTSEREVIEYSFKGPKEITGADLNNDLVEIVNPDAYLATINEDAELNFSVIIQKGIGYVPSEEIREEIEDDYIALDAFFTPVKKAVYDIQNVLVEDDPDYEKIVFTITTDGQVSPIEAFKNCLEAMYQQMSVFKGILDIDVSTPVASSSAGGEFSKLLSSVEDLNLSARSFNCLDKADIRFIGELALMDENGLKELKNLGKKSLEEIKAVMEEIGYPVGADVLKDGKEQLRKKITELKAQMSVKE
- the rpsD gene encoding 30S ribosomal protein S4, translating into MARYTGPVEKLERRLGVSLALKGERRLAGKSAFEKRPYAPGQHGQRRAKISEYGLQLREKQKAKFMYGVSEKQFRRLFQEAARREGNTGALLVQLLEQRLDNVVYRMGFATTRRFARQLVTHGHILVNGKRVDIPSYRVEPGAKVEIVEKSKNNPQIVRAIDLTAQTGIVAWVDVEKEKKFGIFTRNPEREEVIIPVEERFIVELYSK
- the rpsK gene encoding 30S ribosomal protein S11; this translates as MAKRKIVKKKVVRKSIAKGIVYISATFNNTMVTVTDEMGNAIAWSSAGGLGFKGSKKSTPYAAQQAVEDALNKAKEHGIKEVGVKVQGPGSGRETAVKSVGTVEGIKVSFFKDITPLPHNGCRPPKRRRV
- the rpsM gene encoding 30S ribosomal protein S13, whose amino-acid sequence is MARIAGVDLPNKKRIEYGLTYIYGIGLYKSRQILDAAGISYDKRVYELSEDEAAAIRKEIQEHHVVEGDLRKQVAMDIKALMDLGSYRGLRHRKGLPVRGQKTKTNARTRKGRRKTVGAATK
- the rpmJ gene encoding 50S ribosomal protein L36, which produces MKVRPSVKKMCDKCKIVKRSGIIRVICENPKHKQRQG
- the infA gene encoding translation initiation factor IF-1, whose protein sequence is MAKDDVIEIDGNVVEALPNATFKVELDNKHIILCHIAGKMRMHYIKIMPGDRVKVELTPYSLDKGRITYRYK
- the map gene encoding type I methionyl aminopeptidase — translated: MAITLKRPVEIEKMRAANKIVARTLDHISTIIKPGISLLEIDKICEDMIRAAGAKPAFKGLYGFPNAACISVNEVVIHGIPNEYKLKEGDIVSVDIGSNLDGYFGDSARTFGVGKISKEDETLIACSKDALYFAIDYIRAGMHFKEICYELEKFILGRGYVPLRGYCGHGIGKRPHEEPEIPNYLEGHNPKAGPKIKEGMVFCIEPMICQKDGTPVLGSDNWKVTSKDGLRTSHYEHCMAIVNGKAEILSQA
- the secY gene encoding preprotein translocase subunit SecY; this encodes MDKTLTNKILITLAFLFAYRILAYVPVPGVNVDVIKEFFNSNNSNALGLFNMFSGKAAERLSIISLGIMPYITASIIMELLAATFPKLGQMKKERDGMQKYMQIIRYATIVITLVQSIGVSIGLQSLSGRGGEQAIMIDINLFIAISAVSMLTGTMLLMWIGEQITQRGIGNGISLIIFAGIVSGIPSAIGGTVNLVNTSEMNFLTVIAILVIILATIGAIIFVEMGERRIPISYSRKVIMENQNKRIMNYIPIKVNLSGVIPPIFASAILMFPSTILQASTNPIIQAINDFLSPNGYMFNVLTFLFIIFFAFFYASIVFNTKDISENLKKQGGFIPGVRPGESTASYLNEVAGRLTLGGALYLGIISTLPWVLVKTMGVPFYFGGTSVLIVVSVALDTMRRIEAQSYTNKYQTLSAVGL
- the rplO gene encoding 50S ribosomal protein L15, whose translation is MALEKLTPAAGSTHATKRIGRGQGSGNGKTAGKGNKGQRARKGYNEKRGFEGGQQPLQRRLPKVGFTSKFEKPYVINVEKIAAIKELAEISIATIASVHKISKSVTKIKLIGASAKALASKIKDENVSVSGTK
- the rpsE gene encoding 30S ribosomal protein S5; this encodes MEKYNREEFEEVIVDIGRVTKVVKGGRRFRFTALVVVGNRNGLVGFGYGKAKEVPDAMRKAIDDAFKNIIHVKIKGTTIPHDVEVKYNASRMLLRPASEGTGVIAGGSARPIIELAGIKDILTKSLGSNNSANVVRATIKALSLLKS
- the rplR gene encoding 50S ribosomal protein L18; protein product: MTAKVLKRKIALRIKRKRRIRGKISGVATCPRVSIFKSNRTLYVQAIDDVTATTLAAVDGRKIGIKANKEGAVTLAKEFAKALKDKKIDVAVFDRNGYLYHGVIAAFAEALRENGIKL
- the rplF gene encoding 50S ribosomal protein L6 produces the protein MSRIGKQPIAIPSGVDVSVENNVLKFKKGNHIKELDTKGHVDVKIENGHIVFAPKGEDRQSRAYWGTYRALANNIVTGITAGFTRQLEINGVGYKAAAKGKILELSLGFSHLINYELPAGVEASVEKNVITIKGDDKQVVGQVAAQVRGFRPPEPYKGKGVKYLEERIIRKAGKTSKK
- the rpsH gene encoding 30S ribosomal protein S8, which translates into the protein MLNDLISDGLTRIRNASMRKLETTKLLHSKVVEATLSILAAKGYVESYNVIEEGNKKFINVVLKYDEYGRSVINELKRVSKPGRRVYQGKDDIKRFKNGYGTVIVSTSKGVMSGIEASKAGVGGEVLCTVW
- a CDS encoding type Z 30S ribosomal protein S14, which encodes MAKKSMIAKAARKPKFAVRGYTRCQICGRPHSVYKDFGICRVCLRKMANEGLIPGLKKASW
- the rplE gene encoding 50S ribosomal protein L5, which translates into the protein MSRLKDKFNETIKPALVKEFDIKNPMLIPALEKIVISVGAGDSAKDQKVLQNMADTISLIAGQKAVITDAKKSVAGFKVREGFPVGIKVTLRKEQMYAFLDKLISVALPRVKDFRGLPKNGFDGRGNYNFGLSEQLMFPEVEYDKILRTHGMNITIATTAKNDKEAFKLLELFGVPFAKGK